The following proteins are co-located in the Myroides profundi genome:
- the uvrA gene encoding excinuclease ABC subunit UvrA, which yields MSKTEETIEVLGARVHNLKNIDVSIPREKLVVITGLSGSGKSSLAFDTIYAEGQRRYIETFSAYARQFLGGLERPDVDKIDGLSPVIAIEQKTTNKSPRSTVGTITEIYDFMRLLYARAGEAYSYNTGEKMVSYSDELILELIISEYQGKRINILAPVVRARKGHYRELFEQIAKQGFLKVRIDGEIKDITSGMRVDRYKTHDIETVIDRIAIDDTEQTKQRLTESIKVAMHYGDDIIMVLEHEGDTARFFSRHLMCPTTGISYSKPEPNNFSFNSPKGACPCCNGLGTINEINHLKIIPDPKISIKGGGLIPLGTEKKSWMFKQLEIIAEKYNFSLNDPIEKIPAEAMDIILNGGQESFSVVSKVAGITKNYKIDFEGIVNFIKNQFEESDSATIKRWAKEFMDEIDCPECNGTRLKKEALYFKIGDQNIGELIQMDVETLIHWFKELPSKLSEKQKSIGSEVLKEITTRLSFLQDVGLTYLSLNRSSRTLSGGEAQRIRLATQIGSQLVGVLYILDEPSIGLHQRDNERLIKSLESLRDIGNSVLVVEHDKDMIERADYVIDIGPKAGKNGGKIISEGTPAQLLKEDTLTANYLNGKLKIEVPKKRRKGNGKTLKLEGATGNNLKDVTIEIPLGTLTCVTGVSGSGKSTLINGTLYPILNTHFFHAVAKPQPYKKIVGLEHIDKVISIDQSPIGRTPRSNPATYTDVFSDIRNLFAQVPEAAIRGYKPGRFSFNVKGGRCDTCEGSGVRTIEMGFLPDVYVECETCQGKRFNRETLEIRYKGKSISDILDMTVAEAVGFFENIPKIYRKIKTINEVGLGYITLGQQSTTLSGGEAQRIKLASELSKKDTGNTFYILDEPTTGLHFEDIRVLMEVINRLVDKGNSILIIEHNLDVIKTADYIIDVGYEGGSQGGQIVAKGTPEEICKNEKSYTAKFLKMELKN from the coding sequence ATGTCTAAAACAGAAGAAACAATAGAAGTACTAGGAGCTAGAGTTCACAATCTTAAAAATATAGATGTGTCTATCCCTCGTGAAAAACTGGTGGTTATCACAGGTTTATCCGGTTCGGGAAAATCATCTCTAGCCTTTGATACTATTTATGCAGAAGGCCAACGCCGATATATAGAGACTTTTTCTGCTTATGCTAGACAATTCTTAGGAGGACTAGAAAGACCTGATGTGGATAAGATAGACGGTCTGTCTCCTGTGATTGCTATCGAGCAGAAGACAACCAATAAAAGCCCAAGATCTACTGTAGGTACGATCACTGAGATATATGACTTTATGCGTCTGCTATACGCTAGAGCGGGTGAAGCGTATAGTTATAATACGGGCGAGAAAATGGTGAGTTACTCTGATGAGCTGATTCTAGAGCTGATTATCAGTGAATATCAAGGTAAACGCATCAATATACTAGCCCCTGTAGTACGCGCTAGAAAGGGACATTATAGAGAGCTATTTGAACAGATAGCTAAACAAGGATTCTTAAAAGTGCGCATAGATGGAGAGATTAAAGACATCACTTCAGGTATGCGTGTGGATAGATATAAGACGCATGATATCGAAACAGTAATCGATAGAATAGCTATAGATGATACAGAACAGACTAAGCAACGCCTTACAGAGAGTATCAAAGTAGCCATGCACTATGGAGATGATATCATCATGGTACTAGAGCATGAAGGAGATACGGCTCGTTTCTTTAGTCGTCACCTGATGTGTCCTACCACAGGTATCTCTTATTCTAAACCAGAACCTAATAATTTCTCTTTTAACTCTCCTAAGGGAGCATGTCCATGCTGTAATGGGTTAGGTACGATCAATGAGATTAATCATCTTAAGATCATCCCAGACCCTAAGATTTCTATTAAAGGTGGAGGACTTATTCCTCTAGGAACGGAGAAGAAATCTTGGATGTTCAAACAATTAGAGATTATCGCTGAGAAATACAATTTCTCTCTAAATGATCCTATAGAAAAAATCCCAGCAGAAGCTATGGATATTATTCTAAATGGTGGACAAGAGAGTTTCTCTGTAGTATCTAAAGTAGCGGGTATCACGAAGAACTATAAGATAGACTTCGAGGGTATCGTCAATTTCATCAAAAACCAATTTGAAGAAAGTGATAGTGCAACTATCAAAAGATGGGCAAAGGAGTTTATGGATGAGATCGACTGTCCTGAGTGTAATGGTACACGCCTTAAAAAAGAAGCCCTTTATTTTAAAATAGGTGATCAGAATATCGGTGAGCTTATACAGATGGATGTGGAGACACTAATCCATTGGTTTAAAGAATTACCAAGCAAATTATCCGAGAAACAAAAGAGTATTGGGTCTGAAGTATTAAAAGAAATCACTACTCGTCTATCTTTCTTGCAAGATGTTGGATTAACTTACTTATCTTTGAATAGAAGCTCTCGTACTTTATCAGGTGGGGAAGCGCAGCGAATCAGATTAGCGACTCAGATAGGTTCTCAGTTAGTAGGTGTATTATACATCTTAGATGAACCGAGTATCGGATTACATCAACGAGACAATGAAAGGTTGATCAAATCGCTAGAATCACTAAGAGACATCGGTAACTCTGTCTTAGTAGTAGAACATGATAAGGATATGATCGAACGCGCAGATTACGTTATCGACATCGGTCCTAAAGCGGGTAAGAATGGAGGAAAGATTATAAGTGAAGGTACACCTGCTCAATTATTAAAAGAAGATACATTAACAGCGAATTACCTAAACGGTAAGCTTAAAATAGAAGTTCCTAAAAAACGCAGAAAAGGAAATGGTAAAACATTGAAGTTAGAAGGCGCAACAGGAAATAATTTAAAGGATGTGACCATAGAGATTCCTCTAGGTACACTTACTTGTGTGACAGGAGTGTCAGGATCTGGTAAATCTACGTTAATCAACGGTACATTATACCCGATCTTAAACACGCACTTCTTCCATGCAGTAGCGAAACCACAACCTTATAAAAAAATAGTAGGTCTAGAACATATTGACAAGGTGATTTCTATCGATCAAAGTCCGATAGGGCGAACACCTAGATCTAATCCTGCTACTTATACAGATGTATTCTCTGATATAAGAAACTTATTTGCACAAGTGCCAGAAGCAGCTATACGAGGGTATAAACCAGGGCGTTTTAGCTTTAATGTAAAAGGGGGACGATGTGATACCTGTGAGGGATCTGGAGTGCGTACCATAGAGATGGGGTTCTTACCTGATGTCTATGTAGAATGTGAAACATGTCAAGGAAAACGATTCAATAGAGAAACACTAGAGATTCGCTATAAAGGAAAGTCTATATCAGATATACTAGATATGACTGTAGCAGAAGCTGTAGGATTCTTTGAGAATATTCCGAAGATATATAGAAAGATTAAAACGATAAACGAAGTAGGACTTGGATACATCACCCTAGGTCAGCAGAGCACTACGCTATCTGGTGGAGAAGCTCAACGTATCAAACTAGCGAGTGAGTTATCTAAGAAAGATACAGGTAATACGTTTTATATCTTAGACGAACCTACGACAGGTCTGCACTTCGAAGATATACGAGTGCTGATGGAGGTAATCAATAGATTAGTGGATAAAGGGAACTCTATCTTAATTATCGAACACAATCTAGATGTTATCAAAACAGCAGATTATATCATCGATGTGGGATATGAAGGAGGTAGTCAAGGTGGTCAGATAGTTGCTAAAGGAACACCTGAAGAAATATGTAAAAATGAGAAAAGCTATACAGCTAAGTTTTTAAAAATGGAATTAAAAAATTAA
- a CDS encoding TIGR00730 family Rossman fold protein, whose protein sequence is MKEAFESEEAKIQDKFKQRSWNEIKTNDSWGIFKIMSEFVNGYEKIGRIGPCVSIFGSARTKTDDPYYKLAEEIAFKVSKAGYGIITGGGPGIMEAGNKGAHLGKGVSVGLNIELPFEQHFNPYIDSDKNLQFDYFFVRKVMFVKYSQGFVVMPGGFGTLDELFEAITLIQTKKIAKFPIVLVGSAFWGGLIDWVKDVLLDKYHNISPEDMNLIKIVDSADEVVEVIDAFYKKYNLKPNF, encoded by the coding sequence ATGAAAGAAGCATTTGAAAGCGAAGAGGCTAAGATCCAAGACAAGTTCAAACAAAGATCTTGGAATGAGATTAAGACTAATGATTCATGGGGAATCTTTAAAATCATGTCTGAATTCGTTAATGGGTATGAGAAAATAGGTCGTATCGGGCCATGTGTATCTATCTTTGGTTCTGCTAGAACTAAAACAGATGATCCTTACTATAAATTAGCAGAAGAAATTGCTTTTAAAGTAAGTAAAGCAGGTTACGGTATTATTACTGGTGGTGGTCCTGGTATCATGGAAGCTGGTAATAAAGGAGCTCACTTAGGTAAGGGAGTATCTGTAGGTCTAAACATAGAGCTACCTTTCGAGCAACACTTCAACCCATATATTGATAGCGATAAGAACTTACAGTTCGATTATTTCTTCGTACGTAAGGTAATGTTCGTTAAATATTCTCAAGGGTTTGTAGTTATGCCTGGAGGATTCGGTACGCTAGATGAATTATTCGAAGCGATCACATTGATCCAAACGAAAAAGATTGCTAAATTCCCTATTGTATTAGTAGGTAGTGCTTTCTGGGGTGGATTAATTGATTGGGTAAAAGATGTTCTTTTAGATAAATACCACAATATCTCTCCTGAAGATATGAACTTAATCAAGATCGTTGATTCAGCTGACGAAGTTGTAGAGGTAATTGATGCTTTCTACAAAAAGTACAATTTGAAACCAAATTTCTAA
- a CDS encoding TlpA disulfide reductase family protein, with protein sequence MKKLGVFLVAALVFVSCEKKSVIEVTASNFPDNTEVEILAIEIGKDVPTEVAKGTIVGGKVSIEHKFTELDEAFLSIKSEGEQGFNAFFLGEPGTITIKIDKETPEKTVVGGTENNEKLQKFQNEINPYAEKIMKFSDDNGMQMMMMAQSGQTDSEEFKKLQAQYEELLVAPKTILDKYAKDNEGNAFGMFLLNQMIPAGEKTPAEFKAEYDKYSKELKESKMGKRVAERLSQLVDEGEEAEGLSVGEKLPEFKALTPEGKELTLSSFLQGKKLVLVDVWAAWCGPCRQENPNVVKAYEAYHAKGFDIIGYSIDKEDAAWKKAIATDKLTWTQVSNLKFWEDPIIADYGIEGIPANYLVDGNGTILAMNLRGEELSKTVEELLAK encoded by the coding sequence ATGAAAAAATTAGGAGTTTTTCTTGTAGCTGCACTTGTATTTGTGTCGTGTGAGAAAAAAAGTGTTATTGAAGTGACTGCGAGTAACTTCCCTGATAATACTGAAGTAGAAATATTAGCTATAGAAATAGGTAAAGATGTACCTACTGAGGTAGCTAAAGGAACTATCGTAGGTGGGAAGGTATCTATCGAACATAAGTTTACAGAGCTAGACGAAGCTTTTTTAAGTATTAAAAGCGAAGGAGAACAAGGGTTTAATGCCTTTTTCTTAGGTGAACCAGGAACGATTACAATTAAGATCGATAAAGAAACACCAGAGAAGACTGTTGTTGGTGGAACTGAAAACAATGAGAAACTTCAGAAGTTTCAAAATGAAATCAATCCTTACGCAGAGAAGATCATGAAGTTCTCTGATGATAATGGAATGCAAATGATGATGATGGCTCAGAGTGGTCAAACAGATTCAGAAGAGTTTAAAAAATTACAAGCTCAGTACGAAGAATTGTTAGTAGCTCCTAAAACTATTTTAGACAAATACGCTAAAGATAATGAGGGAAATGCTTTCGGAATGTTTTTACTAAATCAAATGATTCCTGCAGGAGAAAAAACACCAGCAGAATTTAAAGCAGAGTATGATAAATATTCTAAAGAATTAAAAGAATCTAAGATGGGTAAGAGAGTTGCTGAACGTTTAAGTCAATTAGTAGACGAAGGTGAAGAAGCAGAAGGATTATCAGTAGGAGAAAAATTACCAGAGTTTAAAGCACTTACTCCAGAAGGAAAAGAATTAACTCTATCTTCTTTTTTACAAGGAAAGAAGTTAGTGTTGGTAGATGTTTGGGCAGCATGGTGTGGTCCTTGCCGTCAAGAGAATCCTAATGTTGTAAAAGCGTATGAAGCTTATCATGCAAAAGGATTTGACATCATTGGATATTCTATTGATAAAGAGGATGCTGCATGGAAGAAAGCGATTGCAACAGATAAATTAACTTGGACTCAAGTATCTAACCTAAAGTTCTGGGAAGACCCAATCATTGCAGATTATGGTATCGAAGGGATTCCTGCTAACTATCTTGTAGATGGTAACGGAACTATCCTTGCGATGAACTTAAGAGGTGAGGAGTTAAGTAAAACAGTAGAAGAATTATTAGCTAAATAA
- a CDS encoding TlpA family protein disulfide reductase — MKKLSVLLFGALVFVSCQDKNVIEITTKNIPDNAKVEILSKEIGQDTPFAVAEGVIVDGKVSLKNPFTEIDEAFLSIQEEGQVGHSVFFMGEPGKITIEYDQHHPDRPIIGGTENNVKLQQFLNEMKPYSDKLTQFLTENGAVLNNVSGDNDPAVIEKLKQQYNVLTEETSRVVDRFEIENNRTALGLLMISQKIGSKEKSLDELKEEFSKYPAQLKKTKLGKKVQSLLTGAEGDLAIGGKLPDFKGLTPEGKELTLTTFLEGKKLVLVDLWASWCGPCRQENPNLVKAHEAYHDKGFDIIGYSLDKDAVAWEKAIQVDKLTWTQVSNLMYWDDPIVPIYGIEGIPASYLIDGNGTILAMNLRGEELSKKIEEVLAK, encoded by the coding sequence ATGAAGAAGTTAAGTGTATTGCTTTTTGGCGCATTGGTATTTGTATCGTGCCAAGATAAAAATGTAATTGAAATTACGACGAAGAATATCCCAGATAATGCAAAAGTAGAAATTCTGTCTAAAGAGATTGGTCAAGATACGCCGTTTGCAGTAGCAGAAGGAGTTATTGTGGATGGTAAGGTGAGCCTTAAGAATCCCTTTACAGAAATAGATGAAGCTTTTCTTTCTATCCAAGAGGAAGGACAGGTAGGTCATAGCGTTTTCTTTATGGGAGAACCGGGTAAAATTACAATTGAATATGATCAACATCATCCTGATCGTCCTATCATTGGTGGAACTGAGAATAATGTAAAGTTACAGCAGTTCTTAAATGAGATGAAGCCTTATTCTGATAAACTGACACAGTTTCTAACGGAGAATGGAGCGGTACTTAATAATGTATCTGGTGATAACGATCCAGCAGTCATAGAAAAACTGAAACAACAATATAATGTATTGACAGAAGAGACTTCTAGAGTAGTGGATAGATTTGAGATAGAGAATAATAGAACTGCTTTAGGGTTATTAATGATTTCTCAAAAGATAGGTTCGAAAGAGAAGTCATTAGACGAACTAAAAGAGGAGTTTAGTAAATATCCTGCTCAATTAAAAAAGACTAAACTTGGAAAGAAAGTACAGTCATTATTAACAGGAGCAGAAGGAGATTTAGCGATAGGAGGTAAATTACCTGACTTTAAAGGACTGACTCCAGAAGGAAAAGAATTAACGTTAACTACTTTCTTAGAAGGGAAGAAGTTAGTCTTAGTAGATCTATGGGCTTCATGGTGTGGACCATGTCGTCAAGAGAATCCTAATCTAGTAAAAGCGCATGAAGCTTATCACGATAAAGGTTTTGATATTATAGGATATTCACTGGATAAAGACGCGGTTGCTTGGGAAAAAGCAATTCAGGTGGATAAGCTAACTTGGACTCAAGTTTCTAATCTGATGTATTGGGATGATCCTATTGTACCAATATATGGGATAGAAGGGATTCCTGCGAGTTATCTAATAGATGGTAATGGTACTATTTTAGCAATGAACCTAAGAGGTGAAGAGCTAAGTAAGAAGATAGAGGAAGTCTTAGCAAAGTAA
- a CDS encoding redoxin family protein yields the protein MKKLSVLFALVLLMVSCQKKNIIEIMTENLPDNTKVEVYIRSLDFNEPEVVATGDIVGGKAVLDNPFTEGEWAYLSIKESDEVNHIVLFVGEPGAITIRFDKNNPNKSTVEGTPNNKKVQQFMEDTRPISEKMNAFVEKNMARMQELSESTLAESDQEELKKLREEYKGFANEFDTTIKKYEAANRDNAFGLIMFVELMNMQEKSLVEYKADFDKYPEALRTSKFGKKVEARITDLVENEGKEVVQFKIGDKLPEFKGLTPEDKELTLSSFLEGKKLVLVDVWASWCGPCRQENPNVVKTYEEYHKLGFDIIGYSLDKDKAAWVKAIAADKLTWAQVSNLQFWKDPIVADYGIQGIPANYLIDGNGVIVAMDLRGNELGDKVKELLVK from the coding sequence ATGAAAAAGTTAAGTGTTTTATTCGCATTGGTTTTACTGATGGTTTCTTGTCAGAAGAAGAATATTATAGAGATAATGACAGAGAATCTACCAGATAACACTAAAGTAGAGGTTTATATTAGAAGCTTAGATTTCAATGAACCTGAAGTTGTAGCTACGGGAGATATAGTAGGTGGTAAGGCTGTATTAGATAATCCTTTTACAGAAGGGGAATGGGCTTATCTATCAATAAAAGAGTCGGATGAAGTAAATCATATTGTTCTTTTTGTAGGAGAGCCAGGTGCAATTACAATTCGATTTGATAAGAATAACCCAAACAAAAGTACAGTAGAAGGGACACCTAATAATAAGAAAGTACAGCAGTTTATGGAAGATACTCGTCCCATATCAGAAAAGATGAATGCTTTCGTTGAAAAAAATATGGCGAGAATGCAAGAGTTATCAGAATCAACACTTGCTGAATCAGATCAAGAAGAACTTAAAAAGTTAAGAGAAGAATATAAAGGCTTTGCAAATGAATTTGATACAACAATCAAGAAGTATGAAGCAGCCAATAGAGATAATGCATTTGGATTGATCATGTTTGTAGAATTGATGAATATGCAAGAGAAATCATTAGTGGAGTATAAAGCTGATTTTGACAAATATCCAGAAGCATTGAGAACATCTAAATTTGGTAAGAAAGTAGAAGCACGTATTACTGATTTAGTAGAGAATGAAGGGAAAGAGGTTGTACAGTTCAAGATAGGAGATAAATTACCTGAATTTAAAGGACTTACTCCAGAAGATAAAGAGTTAACACTATCTTCATTCTTAGAAGGCAAAAAACTAGTGCTTGTAGATGTGTGGGCTTCATGGTGTGGTCCTTGTCGTCAAGAGAATCCAAATGTTGTCAAAACGTACGAAGAGTATCATAAACTTGGTTTTGACATTATAGGATATTCTTTAGATAAGGATAAAGCGGCTTGGGTTAAGGCTATCGCAGCTGATAAACTAACTTGGGCACAAGTTTCTAATCTACAGTTTTGGAAAGACCCTATCGTTGCGGATTATGGTATACAAGGGATTCCTGCTAATTACCTAATTGATGGTAATGGTGTTATTGTTGCAATGGATTTAAGAGGGAATGAATTAGGAGATAAAGTAAAAGAATTATTGGTAAAATAA
- a CDS encoding LytR/AlgR family response regulator transcription factor — MISIVIIEDEKPAARSLERKLDKLGYSSMINLSSVEEAVLWFGSNKEPDLIFLDIQLSDGLSFEIFEQVKINSSIIFTTAYDEYALRAFKLNSIDYLLKPIEEKELKQAIEKFENNRAVFFGFNQQLDLFKQFMNSSSTGTVEYKERFVVKVGTQIKIVMRSEVVCFYSENKASYVQTTEGRNYIIDYSLEELEKMVDPTDFFRMNRKFIVSIHSIKDIYSYSNSRLKLNLINLESEELIVSREKVNDFKKWIEK; from the coding sequence ATGATTAGTATAGTTATTATTGAAGATGAAAAGCCTGCAGCTCGTTCACTAGAGAGGAAGTTAGATAAGTTAGGTTATAGTTCTATGATAAACCTTTCTAGTGTCGAAGAGGCAGTATTATGGTTTGGTTCTAATAAGGAACCAGACCTCATCTTTTTAGATATTCAGTTGTCTGATGGATTGTCATTTGAGATATTCGAACAAGTAAAGATTAATAGTTCTATTATTTTTACAACAGCCTACGATGAGTATGCTTTGAGAGCATTTAAGTTGAATAGTATAGATTATTTACTTAAACCTATTGAAGAGAAAGAATTAAAACAAGCCATTGAAAAGTTTGAGAATAATCGAGCTGTGTTTTTTGGATTTAATCAACAATTAGATCTCTTTAAGCAGTTTATGAACTCGAGTAGTACAGGTACAGTGGAGTATAAAGAACGCTTTGTGGTAAAGGTAGGAACACAGATAAAGATAGTGATGCGCTCTGAGGTTGTTTGTTTTTATAGTGAGAATAAAGCTTCTTATGTACAGACCACAGAAGGGCGTAATTATATTATCGATTACAGTCTTGAGGAATTAGAAAAGATGGTAGACCCAACAGATTTCTTTAGAATGAATAGAAAGTTTATTGTCTCTATTCACAGTATTAAAGATATTTATTCCTATTCTAACTCTAGGTTAAAGCTAAACTTGATTAATCTAGAATCAGAAGAGCTAATCGTGAGTAGAGAGAAGGTAAATGACTTCAAAAAATGGATTGAAAAATAA
- a CDS encoding 2TM domain-containing protein: MKQKNSIVKIGAVLLITFLMFRRVLNLHYLDIYLFIFYFSILISMVFGVNYYLKKRYFGRLNMYLRENERNIGWATVITTAINFVVILCVAILLKMINSFFVEGQHIATVFMDGRFRSVLNFTVFYSILLAIYFHITFSSLVKDQQIEEQKVITGNVSAQFESLKNQLDPHFLFNSLNVLGALIEEDQEKAVEFNHSLSKTYRYILDQKNKELVPLEEELAFAKTYIELLQMRFEDSLIFELPEKVKQEGAKVVPLSLQLLLENVIKHNKSSSQRPIHILIKESPDGYLIIQNTLNKKQALENRKGIGLENIASRYALLTSKPVFIEESEEYFTVRIPILTKIIEQMRIIDVPENEQEILVEAKKNVEKIKKFYAHLTTFIMVNVFLIVINMITNPTFPWALIPLFGWGIGLAADAMRTFNYSLFLGRDWEDKKIREYMDKHNNGGTQKWN; encoded by the coding sequence ATGAAGCAAAAAAATAGTATTGTAAAGATAGGAGCTGTATTACTGATAACATTTTTAATGTTTAGAAGGGTACTTAATCTCCATTACTTAGATATTTATTTATTTATATTTTATTTCAGTATACTTATTTCAATGGTATTTGGGGTAAACTACTATTTAAAGAAGCGATATTTTGGTAGACTGAATATGTATCTAAGAGAAAATGAACGAAACATCGGATGGGCTACGGTGATTACTACAGCTATCAACTTTGTAGTAATTCTCTGTGTCGCTATTCTTCTAAAGATGATTAATAGTTTCTTTGTAGAGGGGCAGCATATTGCTACTGTGTTTATGGATGGACGCTTTAGGTCTGTTTTAAACTTCACTGTGTTTTATTCTATTTTATTAGCAATCTATTTTCATATTACTTTTTCTTCTTTAGTTAAAGATCAACAAATAGAAGAACAGAAAGTAATAACAGGTAATGTGTCTGCTCAGTTCGAAAGTCTTAAGAACCAGTTAGACCCTCACTTTTTGTTTAATAGTTTAAATGTATTAGGGGCATTAATAGAAGAGGATCAAGAAAAAGCAGTAGAGTTTAACCATTCTCTTTCTAAGACTTACCGCTATATCTTAGATCAGAAGAATAAAGAATTAGTTCCTTTAGAAGAAGAACTAGCCTTTGCGAAGACTTATATTGAGCTGTTACAGATGCGATTTGAAGATAGTTTAATCTTTGAATTGCCAGAAAAGGTAAAACAAGAAGGTGCTAAAGTAGTTCCATTGTCTTTACAGTTGCTATTAGAAAACGTGATCAAACACAACAAATCTTCTTCACAAAGACCAATACATATTCTAATCAAAGAAAGTCCTGACGGATATCTAATAATCCAGAATACATTGAATAAAAAACAGGCTTTAGAGAATAGAAAAGGAATCGGGTTAGAGAATATAGCCAGTCGATATGCGCTATTAACTTCTAAACCAGTATTTATAGAAGAGTCAGAAGAATATTTTACAGTAAGAATACCAATACTAACTAAAATTATAGAACAGATGAGAATCATAGATGTACCTGAGAACGAACAAGAAATCTTAGTAGAAGCTAAGAAAAATGTAGAAAAAATAAAGAAGTTTTATGCTCATTTAACTACATTCATCATGGTTAATGTTTTTTTAATCGTGATCAATATGATTACCAATCCAACTTTTCCATGGGCATTGATTCCTTTATTTGGATGGGGAATAGGCTTAGCTGCTGATGCGATGAGAACATTTAATTACAGTCTGTTCTTAGGTAGAGATTGGGAGGATAAGAAAATCAGAGAGTATATGGATAAGCATAATAATGGAGGTACACAAAAATGGAACTAA
- a CDS encoding IS1096 element passenger TnpR family protein translates to MVYKFRVILDTEEDIFRDIAILEDDSLEDLHNAIVNAFGFDGMEAASFYACDDQWTQLEEEISLFDMGDTPGEHKTMSSTTIGSILDEENTKIIYVYDFLNMWTFFVELGAIEEEEPGAAYPELLFSHGILPDSMPGKSFTANPVSNEDIYGEFDDDFDDEDYDMFDGDDSFEDFGYEDTWN, encoded by the coding sequence ATGGTTTATAAGTTCAGAGTAATCCTTGATACTGAGGAAGATATATTTAGAGACATTGCTATTTTAGAAGATGACTCATTAGAAGATTTACACAATGCTATCGTTAATGCTTTTGGTTTTGACGGAATGGAGGCTGCTTCTTTTTATGCGTGTGATGATCAATGGACTCAACTAGAAGAGGAAATTTCGTTGTTCGATATGGGAGATACTCCTGGAGAGCACAAAACAATGAGCTCTACTACTATCGGTTCTATCTTAGATGAAGAAAACACAAAAATCATATATGTATATGACTTTTTAAATATGTGGACTTTCTTCGTTGAATTAGGAGCTATCGAAGAAGAAGAGCCAGGTGCAGCTTACCCAGAATTACTTTTCTCTCACGGTATCTTACCAGATAGTATGCCAGGCAAATCATTCACAGCCAATCCTGTATCGAATGAAGATATTTATGGAGAGTTTGACGATGACTTCGATGACGAAGACTACGATATGTTCGACGGAGATGATAGTTTTGAAGACTTCGGATACGAAGACACTTGGAACTAA
- a CDS encoding nucleoid-associated protein translates to MINLFNTHIETLSIHRVGNKSRNEAIFLSAEPYNLNDEIAPLLKEYFFKPFREKEESYYQFAHDVDLEFNEMYNFANEIFNAPSADNVQEVSKKITRHLYEQSNHPHIKNGEVYVTYLTNLSIDNNVVDAIGIFKSELKTDFLQLQEKDSNLEMLLLQGINLNKLDKGCIIFNYKKEEGYKILTIDSNKYDARYWLEHFLNVDIFQDEAFMTKKYLKFCQDFAKDVVLPAEDKKEEVMFMNRSVNYFAKNDEFEETNFLNEVIDNPDLAAEFKNYKVDKGEKYSIEDTTSFPIANNAVTDARKKLKNVINLDTNIQIKLDFINPDSADKFVEKGWDEEKQMYYYLVYFNKEQKS, encoded by the coding sequence ATGATCAACTTATTTAATACGCACATTGAAACTCTATCTATCCATAGAGTTGGGAATAAGAGTAGAAATGAAGCTATCTTCTTATCTGCAGAACCTTATAATTTAAACGATGAAATAGCTCCTTTATTAAAAGAGTATTTCTTTAAACCGTTCCGCGAAAAAGAAGAAAGCTATTACCAATTTGCTCATGATGTTGATTTAGAATTCAACGAAATGTACAACTTTGCAAATGAGATTTTCAATGCTCCTTCAGCAGATAATGTACAAGAAGTTTCTAAAAAAATCACACGTCACTTATACGAGCAATCTAATCACCCACACATTAAAAATGGAGAAGTATACGTTACTTACTTAACGAACTTATCTATTGATAATAATGTTGTAGATGCTATCGGTATCTTTAAGAGTGAACTTAAAACTGATTTCTTACAATTACAAGAAAAAGATTCTAATCTAGAAATGCTTCTTCTACAAGGAATCAACTTAAACAAATTAGATAAAGGATGTATTATCTTCAACTATAAAAAAGAAGAAGGATATAAAATCTTAACGATAGACAGTAATAAATATGATGCACGTTATTGGTTAGAGCATTTCTTAAATGTAGATATCTTCCAAGACGAAGCGTTTATGACTAAGAAATACCTTAAGTTCTGTCAAGATTTCGCTAAAGACGTAGTTCTTCCTGCTGAGGATAAAAAAGAAGAGGTGATGTTTATGAACCGTTCTGTAAACTACTTTGCTAAAAATGACGAATTCGAAGAAACGAATTTCTTAAACGAAGTAATAGACAATCCTGATTTAGCTGCGGAGTTTAAAAACTACAAAGTGGACAAAGGAGAAAAATACAGTATCGAAGACACTACATCTTTCCCTATTGCAAATAATGCAGTGACAGATGCTAGAAAGAAACTGAAGAATGTAATCAACCTTGATACTAACATTCAGATTAAACTTGATTTTATCAACCCTGATAGTGCTGATAAATTCGTAGAAAAAGGATGGGACGAGGAGAAACAAATGTATTACTACCTAGTTTACTTTAACAAAGAGCAAAAATCTTAA